A window of Acidobacteriota bacterium genomic DNA:
CGCAATATTCTTGCCCCAGTTCCCAATCCCGATCATCACAACCCTTGGTTTCCCCATGGCTCTGCGCTCCTTCACCCACCTCCGGCACGAGGCGGCCAGACCCTCGAGAACGAGGTACGAACCTTCCTCCTTTTCCCGCCGCTAGTCAAGAAATCTCATATACGCCACCGCTAACCCCGACGTGCGCCAGCCGCTCATGGCCCCTCGGCAAGCCGCGATCACGCCCCCGGGGCGAATCCACCGGCAAAGTCTCTCGAGAAGCTGGACGCGAGCCGGCGGCGCCGGGTACGAACCATGGCCTGCGAGAAATCCACGCCGACCACCTCGCAACCGCCCGAGGCCAGGCTGACGCACTCCGTGCCGGTGCCGCTACCGAGCACCAGCAGACGGGGCGAGGGCGGCAACATCTCCAG
This region includes:
- a CDS encoding class I SAM-dependent methyltransferase, giving the protein LEMLPPSPRLLVLGSGTGTECVSLASGGCEVVGVDFSQAMVRTRRRRLASSFSRDFAGGFAPGA